In the Leguminivora glycinivorella isolate SPB_JAAS2020 chromosome 9, LegGlyc_1.1, whole genome shotgun sequence genome, GTTACACATAGATTTTAGACACAACAAAAAGCATATAGTTACAGGCGAGTAGTCGAAATCGAAAACCTTAATTATATAGGTATGTTATGATTGTTATGAATGCACGAAGGTTGATACTGCCGCGCGTCAGTTTAGTAGAACGAGAGTAAAACCCTGATTCATAAAAGTTTAGCTGATAAAAATAGTTTGTCCTTTTCCATCATACCAGCATTAGGACGTCAAAAAGGAACAAACTATTATTAGAGGCTTATTAACTTTACCAAACTATATAACGAAGGGGATAAGTAAACAAAGACAGTAACACTCCACCACAGAGTAAAACTTACGTAGCTTCACAAGGGCATTCTTCTTCTCCCCATCCTCGACATACGCGAAGTTGACCTCCCAGGATCGCAGTCCCGTGGCGTTGGTGCAATGCTTGCTGCCGCACTGGAACTGGCCCTTGCCGGCCACCACCTCGTGCTCCACTCGCCATCGGAGGGccacctggcaggcaattatggtcgcgcgataaatgataaaacatctggccgtccctgtcgcacttactaatagtgcgatagggacggcctggtattttatcgtctatcgcgcgaccatgctacccgtgctgccggcgtatcatgctgccaattttatcacttatccacgtggataaagcatccgtcacgctttagcaagtatgtcagtgtgagagtgacagatgtcttatccacgtggataagtgataaaattggcagcatgatacgccggctggtttcACAATCGTGGATAATAaagcctgggtacgtagccaaatgcacaaacgctcatgataatatctgtttcgtaactggagctatctatctctatcactcttgcgtattggctgcatttctgtcggcgtctggcgtcgacgattgccattcggctacgccggctgatcGGAAATATAGGTATGACTTTcatcaagagggcgctgttattcggATGTATGTGGTGACAGGTCAGTATAGTGCGAAGAAAATAGTTCCTATGAAATTCCACAACATGGTGCATGGCGCATGGcaaatatatttctggtcaggctttaccgATGTGTGATTCATATTGATTACGTCACGAAAGTCTCTATCTATTCACGGTCACGGAAAATGGTCCCTAATGTATGGTGCCGAATTGTAGCGGGTACGGagaaaagtaagtaggtatcaCGGGATTCACGGGTCTGAGTTGGAAATCAGGAACTGAGGGTACGCGGTTCGGTAAATTTGAGTTCACAGTTTGGGCgaactacttaggtacttaccagTTTATAGGTAGCCTACATTACTTACATACTAAGGAGCGTGATGAAATCAGCATTGGGTTAGGTATAGTAAAAATCGAATAATACTTATCGtgacttaaaataattaaaatattagccTACCTAATAAGGTTAGATACACGGATTAGGTGATCTCTGAACAGTTGTAGGTAATAAGTATCTAattattaggtaggtataccACACAGTCCACGCATAAATTAGACAAACACACAGAATATCAGTTAAATTAGTTCTTCCTCTTTAGTTTAAAAACGCCATGGGATTGTTAATTAGATAAATAGACAGagtaggtaagttatatattcAGAGTAAAAGAGGGAAAGAAGGGTTCAAGGGACTTTTTATTACCAACGACAACCGAAAGCCATAATTACTTATCTAATACATTTAAGAAGATTGAACGCGATTATAAACTATAGTTGTACCCTAAGATCTCAATTTACTTGTGATAGGTAACGATCACGTAACGATACTTGGCTTTGGcttgatttttagggtttcgtagtcaactatgaacccttatagtttcgccatggctgtccgtccgtccgcggataatctcagtgaccgttagcactagaaagctgaaatctGGTACCAAATAGTACCAATTTGTTATCAATCACgttcacgccgacaaagtggtaaaataaaaagtgggggaaaatgttttattagggtatcccccctacacgtaaagtgggcagtgattttttttttccttccaatactaacgtgtaatatattgttggataggtgtttaaaaatgaataagggtttccgaAAATGATTGTTtgttattgttaatattttcggaaataatatcgctccaaaagtttaaaaaaatgtgccccccccccctctaacatttgaaccacaagtttaaaaaacatgaaaaaaaatcacaaaagtaaaactttataaagactttttaggaaaattgttttgaacttgatacgttgaatagtttttgagaaaaatacgggaactacggaaccctacactgagcgtggcccgacacgctcttggccgcttTTTTCTAGAGATCCCGTAGGTTAGGATCCGATTCATTCCCATTTGTTCCGGACGGGGACAGAAGTGAATGAGTCCTTCCGTTTTTGTGGGATTTGATGGGAATACGCACCAACAACATCGGACACAGTACAGTAATATAAATGCCTAACTTTAGCAAGTTAAGTAAGCATGTATAAGACGCAGATGAATATTATGTTCTTTCTTAGGCTAAGCTTTTCCATACCTCGAGAAGCAAACCACTAACGGGAAACCACGATAAAATCTTTGTTTTCCATCACATCATACATCTTTTAACTTAAATATTGGTCCCTCTCCCTGTTAATGTACTTAGGTATACATATGCCTACCGTACCTGCCTATGCCATTGCAAATTATGCACCCTATGTCCGAACCCTTCTTCTAATCTGATATTTACGGTGGGTCTGATTAGAATATGAAATCgtcttttttaatttatcagtAAGACACCAAGGCAAATCGAATTCAGTGTGGATTGCTCTCACATCACACACATTGTATTCGCGCTTCAGCGACTTTTGCGTGCAGCTATAATACAACCAAACAAACAACATCAAAAGTATCTATTCCCTAATAGAGTTAATAAAGATAGGTATTATTTCTATATGAAGATGATTACAGTGTGAAAGATATACATATAACCATAACTATTCAATTTACTCTTTATGGGTAtaactaggtatttgtaaaaTAGATAAGTAACTGTACCTAACTGCAGAACGATATATCAGACCCTCTAGggctctagcacaacttgccttgtcgcgcgagtccatacttgaagtcgcgcttgatgtatggactcgcgcgcgacaaggcaagttgtgctaaagggtcatgTTTATGTGTTTTCTGTTCAATACACCTACCTACTCCTAGTACTCCTGCTAAATGGATTTGAAATCGAGCCACCAATACCTATTCCCCATTGTATAGTAAGTATATAGCCCTCGTACCTATTTTTAAAACAGCATTTCTCCGTTTTTAGTACAAGATTACCTTATCTAAATAATACTTATATTTCTTTAACTGCCTACCAACTTATAGAATTAGACATCTACCGACTAGGCAACTACCTTATTCCTGCCTAGATAAACAGTAGCACGAACCATTCATATAAATACGAAGAAGTCGGTAAACAACTCTTATAAATAGCTACAAACCGATACGAAGAGGCTGTAAGTTTCCGTTAGCACGCGTTATAATAATAGCGTGGAGGCGAGGGTACGCTCGAGCAATTCAGGTTGCGCCCATTGATTCGAAACATCCTTTATACCAGCGCCGGTCGACAGATGTGCGTTACTGTTTAAAGTAGCGGCTGTATGCTGTCAGATTCCTAACACATGCGCAAGagcatagaaaaaaaaaccagcgtAATGTGATCTCTGCATCTCTATTCTAAGATGACGCTCATTTATACTGGTGCGCTTCGACTCAGCTCTCTAATCTATTTGAATGCCTCCCCTGTTCTATATTTAGCTCGCCCGAAAGGCACTATGGCCTGCGCCTGCGATCATTGTTGCGCTCCCCAGTAAATCACAAAGGTCTCGCGGGCAAAAAAGGCAATAGTTCATAGGGGAGCGGCCCCAGCCTTAATGCTAGGGGACGCAGACGCCATTGTTGTAAACTCAATTTACATTGCCTTTAATGTTGCCTTATTCATCGGTAGCCATTTGGTGTACCGTTTAGTTTAACCGACGTAAAATAACAAGAACATTACGATTAATTGACCCTCGATAAAACAAAAGCCAGGCACAACAAGGCTAAGTATACAGGATGTAAATCATTATCTTACGTTAATTAGAATGTAAACTAATCAGCTAATTAGACTAACAATATTGAAAATACAGGATAAACATACAACATAACAAATCCTATCAAAGCCTGACGTGTTgctatttataaaatgtaacaagtACTCACTCTGTTATCTTTGTATCTTGTCAGATCGCATATACAGTATTCTTTGTAGAGTTTGTCGTAATATTTCTTGGCCAACTGCCGCTCCCAGGTGTCGGCGACGTCGCCGTCGTCCCAGAGGAACTTGTGGTTCTCCCGGATGACGTCGAGGTCGGTCCGGTCCCGGGACGAGTCCCGAGCCAGCGCCGACGTCGAGCCTTTCTTATTCAGACAATAAACGTTAACTAGGTACTTATGTAGCTCATACGGATTAAGATTACGCAATCTCCCAGACATTGTAACCTAGAACAAGGGAAAACGTATTAAAGAAAAGATCATTTGAAACAAACAACTCTTTAATAAAATCGAAGATTATTACATTTTTCAATAAAACAGTTTATAATTCATATCAAACGGATCTTATTTCTAATTGTCATGTTGAGTCTACAACAAGGTGCATTCGCCCGAGGCGCATTGATGTCGcatcaataaataaaacatttgtgCACAGTTAATATCTACTCTGAATATTATTGTCAGTCTTGTAGATTTTGTGTATTTTCCACTTGGCTCAATTTTAAATTCTTATTCTATAAACAAGTCATGCAGTTAAACATCTAAAcatttaaatacaataaatatattaaaatataataaatccaTACTCCTAATTTAAACCTCCTCATCTTTCCTAATTAATTATAAGATAATGACAACCAGTTAATTGAAAGAGTGGCACAAAATGTATGCTTTGGTTTTATAGCCAATTGTAAAAATAACTAAACACCTAATATCTTTGGGATTTCATTTAAATCTATTTGGCTTGAAGGCAAGATCCTGTGTAGGATTAGAATGacaaaatttgtaaaaagaaTCTTTTTATAAATAGTTCTAGCCAATGTGTGCCTACAAGAACACAGTCACGAGTGGaaaatagtttaaaattaaatcttaATTTTGTGATGCTTGTTTCTTTACAGCTACAATCAGTTTAATCATTATACCAACTGGTAAAATTAGCCAACTATTTTAAAACATTCTACTTGTTCACTTGGCTTAGATTAATACAATTACTTGAGACCATTTGAAAGGGATAACATTACAATATTTTTCTCTCATTAACATTCAATTAGCAAACTTATCCCCCTTTAGTTAATACATTGGTTAAAACTACGAATTAATGATTTCTGTGGTAAATATTGTTATCCATTAATGTATAAATATATTCTAAGAAATTATTTGGTATTGTCCTTACAAAAGGTATTCATATGCATAGAATAGgcacattaaaaatattattgctTTGGTTACAACACAGACACAAGAGTCACTTATATAAAACACTTATCTAAATTTTGGCATGGGAGTCCTTTACAAAGTAcaagtgatatttttattaccttctagaaaaagtacaaaatatataaagatTTAAAGCTCTTTCAGAGACACAGGAACAATGATTAGTGCTGTTGACCCCATTTCACAATAGGCCTGAGCTATCTTAAGCAAACATTAGGCAGACGGCTATCGGAATCTTTGGACATTTGACCTATATTACCCACAAGTTAATATCACTTTATCATATCTAAAAGGCAACTTTGGATCGAGATAGGTGTGACCTTATTATAGAGCACCTGTAAAGGCATTTTCCTAATATACTAAAGTATCCCAAACATGCATATATAAATCGCATAAATAGTAAGTCCTTAACCTAAACAAAAGCAACTACAGCAGCACACCAGAGTGAGGACACTCTCATAAACACACCATAATGACTAAATTATGAACTAGatcatgattttttaatttggtATAAAACAAtgcaaattttaaataaacaaacataCTTGACTAAGTTTTTGGCAATTAGAGAATGGAGAAATTGTCTGTGAAATGCATTTTTCATGGTATTTCAACTTTAAGAGGTATAGACTCGAAAATATATCAGAAAATATAAAAGTCTTGATACCATGACAGATGCATAAGACAGTTCAAAACCGTATTATATGTGATATGCTATCACCCATGGGTTTTCTCATGTTTTTTCATGTTGTCAGAGCGAGTAAAAGCTTTATCGCAAACTCCACAATAATAAGACTTCTGTTTGGTATGCACAGTCATATGCCGAGACAGTTCACTCTTAGTTACAAACTTTTTCTCACATACTGTGCATGCATGTTTGCGCACATTTAAATGGAACTTCATGTGTATAGAGAGTGAGCTTGATTGTGAGAATGCTTTGTGACAGAGTTCACAGACAAATGGTCGCTCACCTGTGTGCTTGCGCAGATGGTTCATGAACCCTGTCTTGGTGTAGTCTTTCTGACAGAGGTGGCAGAAACTAGATTTTGAATCCAGCATCCCAGGGAAGTGACTGTTGATGTGTTTTCTGAGCTCCCAGTAACTAGGGAATTTTTCTGCACATACATGACATGGATATTTCTTTTCTTCGGTGGGTTTGGCACTACACTGGTGCGCCGATAGCAGCTGTTCACTGGGAAACATCTGGTTGCATTGGCTACACATATGACTAGCCTCAGAATCGGTAGATAGGGTGACCTCCAAGTAGTTTTCTATTGACATTACATTCCCATTGGAACTATCAGCGTCTTCATTTTGAACCTGGGATCCTTGATCACCTTCAGAAACTTCTTTGGTATCCATTTTCTCTAAAAAATTCCTAAATTCTAATGAGTCTTTGGTCAAATTGTTATTGTCGGGCTCTACGAGATGTAGAACCGGCGACTCGCTCGGCGCCCGCTCTGGGGACATCTTTTCGTTGTCCGAGTGGTCTGGACGTGAAGACGCGTTGTTGTCGGACTCCCAGCCATTTTCGACGATTTCCACATCCGAATCGGAGTTTTCGGCACTAGAAACCGAATTTTTGACCAGGTGGAAACCAATATCGTCGAATCGCAGCACATTAGGAGGAAGTTTCACCCCCACGATAGCCTGAATCGCTTGCCATGAAAGCTCCTGGGGGTTGTTCTGCATATTACTCGCACTACTATAACCTACAAACGAGTATTCACTGATTACCAAGTTTAGAAGCCTTAATAAATAAGCCAATAagagataataataaaattgtatatttacCTGTTATAAGTACGCGTTTTGGACTAATAAATAAGCAGATGACACTATGATCTACATctaaaaatattatgcactgCACTTCTCCTACTCTTTATGGATGCGTCTTTGACTCTttgtcatttcatttcatttcatttacatGGGCATAGCTAAAGCAGTTTCTGCATTGAAAAAAATGCGTTatattttctttcaaaaataCTGCATAATTTAAATCATAAAGTTTTAAacgttaatttaataaaataaatttagataaattataacgatatttttagttttactttaGGAAAATAAATTTATACGACTGAATACATATTTACTTTGGTCAGTcgacaccaaaaaaaaaaaatagccaaCCATAGATTAATGTTGCCATACTCTGAACAATGATTCAAGTTGAGGGGATTTATTTAGAACGCCATGCATGCATGCATGGCCACTTCTCGAGTGCCATGAAAACTATTTCATGGCACTCGAGAAGTGGCCGTGCATGAATCAGGATAACGACAACTTATTCCTTTCTTTTCTTTTGGGTGTTAGCACAAGTGTAAGGTCGCCATGCTAGTTTTCATGGCACTCGAGAAGTGGCCGTGCATGAATCAGGATAACGACAACTTATTCCTTTCTTTTCTTTTGGGTGTTAGCACAAGTGTAAGGTAAAGTTATTATGGGTATCACATCACTTTATTCAATATTTGAATACATGACTCACTTTATAACACAGGTACAAATTTgcctacaaataaaactaaattaaatctaaaaaacctaagggggcgtccattaatcgcgtcatacgtttttagcttattttagaccccccccctaccccatggtgatcttttcaggaccccctcccccctGGCCAAcatgacgtgtaattttttagcaacttaagtagacttttttcgaaccaacgaatcaaccaaatcttggcgcgaaattcaaattttctatgagaatttaACCTTTGCCCCCTCATTTTTAAgtttccgtacctcaaaaaggaaaccactgaaccgaaactactgaaccgattaacttgtttagcacacatatgtaaacttgtgacccaaagacgggcatgtaatttaaataaaaacaaaaaacaactataggggccacttttggggggtaaaagtgaaaattaaaaatcaaagttttttgaaataggtttttagcgtgttacatatcaaTTGAAAGAGCATATCacaggccatttttttttcaaagttttgcactcctctttttttttggatttggaaatttttatgtgctttccactcagaattgcgagctctttcaatcctaatagtaaaaaaaagtgtcccaaggtttttttcctattccgttaccattttttcatacactttgtatagcggtaacggaatggaaggtctaaaaaaattatggaaatcttgggacatttttttctcctatcacgatcaaaagacctcgcgattctgaatatgaatcgcgtaaaaaatacccacgtTACAAAAAAATGAGGTGGACAGCTTTGAAATAAATGGCCCTTATAcgtattacaaaaatatatgtgataataattttcagtcaagtaattttcaagcaatttaagaaaacaggcaaaaaattaccattcccttatctccgaaactactcagcgtaaaattttcaaaaatatacccGAGCTAGCCTTTAATGTACAAATTACAGGAAAGCCTATTAGAAATATATAGTCAAGCCTAAATCGgatcggacttaaaagaaaaatctcaaattacgaatttcactcactggggCTGCAAGGAGTTAGCAAATCTTTTGAAAGTGTTGAGTgagtttgaatattacatgtacctacctacattcatttttgtttcgtctttttagaaattgttcaaaatatcgattattttcaaaaatgactGAGCTTAAGCGCCTCCAGAAGGCGCTTAAGCTCTTCTTGTGATGTAAGGAACCCCTGCAACACGAGTCCAACTCACACTTGGCcgatttttaagtgttatgacTCGTCGATGATTcagccaacgtcaaggtttaggaaggctgggcgcacacggaggcgatagttgcacggcgacatcttttgtctctgtcgttactATGTGCGTccaagacagagacaaaaaatgtcgccgtgcaactgtcgcctccgtgtgcgcccaggggaaggcacgcgttttttgAAGACATTTGGCCGGTGAGCTCTACATTTATCAAATTTGGCGCCTTTTTTCAGTGCCATGATTAGGTTGACCATCTATAACCTTTGGGAAATctttgagaattaaaaataaccgaTTGCACTgatctcatcggaagatcagcgctggaagtcaccagcaacacgttgaaatgaggccatttcgtggcacttcattttatttatttatttaatctttattattggacaaaagaaaaatcttgcagtacaaaaaggcggacttaacgctttaaggcattctctaccagtcaacctcaagGCTAAGCAAGTCTTCAGtcctttctgtttgtgttgtaatgtgtaattaatcttgactgtgttcacgaatagaTTATATTCTAAGTACatattctattctgttctctTTACACTGCACAAAGTAAGTTCTGactgtaaaagttgatataaaaatagctcaaaaaaatgtttttttctttacgttagtgtaacaaaaaaaattacacgtgATATGTTCGTAACCCCCCACTccccatggtgatatttggtgattttttcatgaccccccccccttccCCCCTTTTTCCCACTTTCCCACGGCACCAGTGTCAAGCCGTCGGGCCTTTTGCCATCCGATCGGCTGAGGCCTGCGGTTCCAGCGTCGAGGGGATATTAGCAGATATTAAGGCCCGACggatgaagctaggaacatactacgcggacgtccgtcgtaaatcgaccgcgaccgcgaccgatcagtgtacacggaacaaaacatccagcgagccagatttcgatcggacgtccatgcgctcaaggccacgtccattgcccagattcccgtccgcggtcgatttacgacggacgtccgcgtagtatgttcctagcttcatgtCGTTCAAGGCGTGGTGTCGTGTCACATCACtatctaattattttatttaagaggTCCAAACTAAAAAATACGGGAATTCGAAGTAAGAATACTGGCAATTCAAATCGatataaatgtcaatgtcaactCTGTTAGTGTCAGTTTGGCATTGAcatagaaaaacaaaaaaaaaacaagcggGAAAATACTCtttatcaataaaattaaattaacctaATTTCAATCAATAATAGCTTAAACAACACTCTATTGCCTTCGTATTCTTAAAGAGAAACTATGGAATCCTTAAAAGCACTACAGGAATTCATAAAAACTAAAGACAattttcgaaattttgttaattctTCAGAGGTTCCTTCTGTTTGTAAAACCGAACCATGCATGCTTGGGGTGGATGAGGCAGGACGTGGCCCAGTACTCGGTAAGACGAAGAAGAATGCAAAATACCATACAATAGGTGTCCTCTGTAAATAAATAGCAGGTACACATAATAATTTAAACATTTTCAGGGCCCATGGTGTATGGTGT is a window encoding:
- the LOC125229721 gene encoding zinc finger protein 596-like isoform X1 translates to MQNNPQELSWQAIQAIVGVKLPPNVLRFDDIGFHLVKNSVSSAENSDSDVEIVENGWESDNNASSRPDHSDNEKMSPERAPSESPVLHLVEPDNNNLTKDSLEFRNFLEKMDTKEVSEGDQGSQVQNEDADSSNGNVMSIENYLEVTLSTDSEASHMCSQCNQMFPSEQLLSAHQCSAKPTEEKKYPCHVCAEKFPSYWELRKHINSHFPGMLDSKSSFCHLCQKDYTKTGFMNHLRKHTGERPFVCELCHKAFSQSSSLSIHMKFHLNVRKHACTVCEKKFVTKSELSRHMTVHTKQKSYYCGVCDKAFTRSDNMKKHEKTHG
- the LOC125229721 gene encoding protein FRA10AC1-like isoform X2; this encodes MSGRLRNLNPYELHKYLVNVYCLNKKGSTSALARDSSRDRTDLDVIRENHKFLWDDGDVADTWERQLAKKYYDKLYKEYCICDLTRYKDNRVALRWRVEHEVVAGKGQFQCGSKHCTNATGLRSWEVNFAYVEDGEKKNALVKLRLCPECSDKLNYRSKKREVKRLKKSRKKKKKRKSKDSSSEKESSDEESSLPVPNELAEPTASTSTTEKEATDKSLWKKGVPEVEEKSREEEFAEYLEDLLL